In one Leptospira fletcheri genomic region, the following are encoded:
- a CDS encoding energy transducer TonB family protein: MQLPAFFNLEIDKPANIEEDDRRLLFAAFLVFAFASFLVAHLFTRNALWKMLGEDPLVKVTDKAEREKIYEVLLEQDFVDSRVKDEYKALSNVDAAGAGGLTQKEGFHSASPHREFIWGNLIKRPSQQANPKSSQTKTEEEQVYDVAILKNDPVQEPTKSQEQSTQSSATGRMTKIPFNYRFEQDFLFRWDGGQSLSIPRKKLAGYDYFKRMLRQIEGSFAPPGGGNYGYRDGAGTVVREAIIPGEVRVQFMLNDAGQVIDTKLVSSQGQTLVDRACLDTLRGQNFGTVPEDVKSQGMIFGIRFIFPGFR, translated from the coding sequence ATGCAACTCCCGGCCTTTTTTAATTTAGAAATAGATAAACCTGCGAATATCGAGGAAGACGATCGTCGTCTTCTCTTTGCCGCGTTTTTGGTTTTTGCCTTCGCCTCCTTTTTGGTCGCACATTTGTTTACTCGTAACGCACTCTGGAAGATGTTGGGAGAGGATCCTCTCGTAAAGGTCACGGACAAGGCGGAACGGGAAAAAATCTACGAAGTGTTGTTGGAACAGGATTTCGTGGATTCGAGGGTGAAAGACGAATACAAGGCTCTCTCCAACGTGGATGCGGCCGGCGCGGGTGGATTGACTCAAAAGGAGGGATTCCATTCCGCTTCGCCTCATAGGGAGTTTATTTGGGGAAATCTGATTAAGAGACCTTCCCAGCAGGCCAATCCGAAGAGTTCCCAAACCAAGACGGAAGAGGAACAGGTTTACGACGTCGCGATTCTGAAAAACGATCCGGTGCAGGAGCCTACGAAAAGCCAGGAGCAATCCACCCAATCCTCCGCAACCGGAAGGATGACCAAGATTCCGTTCAATTATCGTTTCGAGCAGGATTTTCTTTTCCGATGGGACGGAGGACAGTCCCTTTCCATTCCCCGTAAGAAACTGGCCGGGTACGATTATTTCAAGAGAATGCTACGCCAGATCGAAGGAAGCTTTGCGCCGCCCGGCGGAGGAAATTACGGATATAGGGACGGCGCAGGTACCGTCGTCAGGGAAGCCATCATTCCGGGAGAAGTCCGGGTACAATTTATGCTAAACGACGCTGGCCAGGTTATCGATACGAAGCTGGTTTCTTCCCAAGGACAAACACTTGTGGATCGGGCCTGCCTGGACACTCTCAGAGGACAAAATTTCGGGACCGTACCCGAGGACGTCAAATCTCAAGGAATGATATTCGGAATTCGTTTCATATTTCCGGGATTCAGATAA
- a CDS encoding PIN domain-containing protein, with the protein MSRVLLDSSVWIEYFRNADSPISASVDELIDAENIYTNDLILTELIPFLKLRRQSKIIASLEAVERLPLEIDWEQVIEYQILNLKNGINHVGIPDLIIAQNAVQNKVLLFTLDKHFKLMKETLKLKIY; encoded by the coding sequence ATGAGTCGCGTTCTATTGGATTCATCCGTTTGGATCGAATATTTTAGGAATGCCGACTCGCCAATTTCGGCCAGTGTCGACGAGTTGATTGATGCCGAAAATATCTACACGAATGATCTGATTCTGACCGAGTTGATTCCTTTTTTGAAATTAAGGAGGCAATCGAAAATTATCGCTTCCTTAGAAGCAGTCGAACGTCTCCCATTGGAAATCGACTGGGAGCAAGTCATCGAGTATCAAATCCTGAATCTTAAAAACGGAATCAATCATGTCGGCATCCCAGATCTGATCATCGCCCAAAATGCCGTTCAAAATAAAGTATTGCTTTTCACATTAGATAAACATTTTAAGCTAATGAAGGAAACCCTTAAGCTGAAAATTTATTAA
- a CDS encoding LIC10421/LIC12816 family protein, translating to MNQKFGLRPVHFWRILSGLVLVLSFFPLAVVSFSAEEEARLTEKALVESLSTPEQKEVVRKYLQSLAKRKRGEANHLRELAAEEPKLSSGSDRKRKLLNMADQLDREAAIHEETLRNLATLSTN from the coding sequence ATGAATCAGAAATTTGGTTTGAGACCGGTGCATTTCTGGAGGATCCTTTCCGGATTGGTCCTGGTTTTATCGTTTTTTCCCCTGGCCGTCGTTTCCTTTTCGGCGGAAGAAGAAGCCCGACTGACCGAGAAAGCTTTGGTTGAAAGCCTCTCCACACCGGAACAAAAAGAAGTCGTCCGAAAATACCTACAGAGCCTTGCAAAGAGGAAACGGGGCGAGGCGAATCATTTGCGGGAACTAGCTGCCGAGGAACCGAAGCTTTCCTCCGGATCGGACCGTAAAAGAAAACTCTTGAACATGGCCGACCAATTGGATCGAGAAGCGGCCATCCATGAGGAAACTCTTCGAAACCTAGCGACTCTTTCCACAAACTGA
- the ruvB gene encoding Holliday junction branch migration DNA helicase RuvB: MARHTLNPEEKFEEEATLRPSFFSEFVGQKETLANLSVFVEATKRRAQALDHVLLSGPPGLGKTTLAGIIAQELGARIVVTSAPVLTRGADLAKLLTDLQEGDILFIDEVHSLGRKVEEILYPAMENFMIDLLVGEGITAQTVQIKLKPFTLIGATTRSGLISDPLKSRFGIHSRLDYYDDAEMKQIVLRSAKILGYEIEENSAWEIGRRSRKTPRIANHLLKRVRDFSEVQGDRRIEMSACKEAFRRLGIDEYGLDRMDRQILECMIDRYKGGPVGLRPISAVVGEEERTLEDHYESYMVRIGLINRTPSGRVATEKAYQILEKSYPVKGIRTDEDATPGLF, translated from the coding sequence TTGGCCAGACATACTTTGAATCCGGAGGAAAAATTCGAGGAGGAGGCTACCTTACGTCCTTCCTTTTTTTCCGAGTTTGTCGGCCAAAAAGAAACCCTTGCGAACCTTTCGGTTTTCGTGGAGGCGACGAAGCGAAGAGCGCAGGCCCTGGATCACGTGCTTCTTTCCGGACCTCCGGGGTTGGGGAAGACCACTCTGGCGGGAATCATTGCCCAGGAATTAGGCGCAAGGATCGTCGTAACTTCCGCGCCGGTTCTGACTCGTGGGGCGGATCTCGCCAAATTGCTTACGGACTTGCAGGAAGGCGATATCCTATTCATCGACGAGGTCCATTCTCTCGGAAGAAAAGTGGAAGAGATCCTTTACCCCGCTATGGAGAATTTCATGATCGATCTTCTCGTGGGGGAAGGAATCACCGCGCAGACCGTTCAGATCAAGTTGAAGCCTTTTACTTTGATCGGAGCGACTACCCGAAGCGGATTGATTTCCGATCCTTTGAAGAGTAGATTCGGGATCCATTCCCGTTTGGATTATTACGATGATGCGGAGATGAAGCAGATCGTACTTCGTTCCGCCAAAATCCTAGGTTACGAGATCGAGGAGAATTCCGCCTGGGAAATCGGTCGCCGGTCCCGCAAGACTCCTCGGATCGCGAATCATTTGTTGAAACGGGTTCGGGATTTTTCCGAAGTCCAGGGTGATCGTCGCATCGAAATGTCCGCCTGCAAAGAAGCGTTCCGCAGATTAGGAATCGACGAGTACGGTTTGGACAGAATGGATCGCCAAATTCTAGAATGTATGATAGATAGGTATAAGGGCGGACCGGTGGGGCTTCGGCCGATTTCGGCGGTGGTAGGGGAAGAGGAACGGACCTTGGAGGATCATTACGAATCCTATATGGTTAGGATCGGATTGATCAACCGCACACCTTCCGGAAGGGTTGCCACAGAAAAAGCGTATCAAATATTGGAAAAATCTTATCCTGTTAAAGGGATAAGAACGGACGAAGATGCAACTCCCGGCCTTTTTTAA
- the tmk gene encoding dTMP kinase, whose product MAPHPGFFVFEGLDGSGKSTLSRHVFDLLSRKGVPSICFAEPTKFETGLYLRKFLSGELELSGEEQIGAFLKDREVSLQRNILPALNEEKIVLLDRYMYSTAAYQSGPEFSAREILERNRAYGFPEPDLLFYLDLEPKQALARLEGRKEAKERFESLGTLEKIRNSYESILPENTVRLDANRRPEELADLVAKKILSVCGKSR is encoded by the coding sequence ATGGCACCACATCCGGGATTTTTTGTTTTTGAAGGTTTAGACGGCAGCGGAAAAAGCACCTTGAGCCGTCACGTATTCGACCTACTTTCCCGGAAAGGTGTTCCCTCAATTTGCTTCGCGGAACCCACGAAATTCGAAACGGGACTCTATCTTAGAAAATTTTTGAGTGGAGAACTGGAACTTTCGGGAGAAGAGCAAATCGGAGCCTTTCTGAAAGATCGGGAAGTCTCCCTCCAAAGGAATATTCTCCCGGCGTTAAACGAAGAAAAAATCGTCCTGCTAGATCGATACATGTATTCCACGGCTGCATACCAGTCCGGTCCCGAATTTTCCGCCAGGGAAATACTCGAAAGAAATCGAGCTTACGGCTTTCCTGAACCGGATCTTCTTTTTTATTTGGATCTGGAGCCGAAACAAGCTCTGGCTCGCTTGGAAGGAAGAAAAGAGGCCAAGGAAAGATTCGAATCTCTAGGAACTCTGGAAAAAATACGAAACTCGTATGAAAGCATCCTTCCGGAAAATACGGTACGCTTAGACGCGAACCGACGTCCGGAAGAACTCGCGGATCTGGTTGCGAAGAAAATCCTCTCAGTTTGTGGAAAGAGTCGCTAG
- a CDS encoding trypsin-like peptidase domain-containing protein: MKKTDRFKNFLVICVSVLAGTLISPVLYCGTSNNSSLFLNAKADREPSASAKAAISIQQAFEEVYTNTSPSVVSVATERTVTQQGFDPFFDFYYGRRGRVRPQKEKQSGLGSGIILSKDGYILTNEHVVGGWDKFTVSTKDGKKFPAQLVGSDQTIDVALLKIQAEANLVPIELGDSSAVKVGDWSIAIGAPWGLDQSMTVGIVSAVGRGGIDNSGVHYIQTDAAINQGNSGGPLLDINGRVIGINRMIVSPSGGSIGLGFAIPINEAKSIVEELKSGGKVKRPKLGVGLDDVTEEIAKELKLPAVAGAFVRQVVNGSAAADAGIEIEDVILDIDGTKVKNASEVVAKIRGSKVGQRLTITVFRKGQTLKISVKLKE, from the coding sequence ATGAAAAAAACCGACAGATTCAAAAATTTCCTGGTGATTTGCGTGTCCGTGCTTGCGGGTACTCTTATTTCGCCCGTGCTCTATTGCGGAACTTCCAATAATAGCTCGTTATTTTTAAATGCGAAGGCGGATCGGGAACCGTCCGCGTCCGCAAAAGCCGCCATTTCCATCCAACAAGCGTTCGAAGAAGTGTATACGAACACTTCTCCGAGTGTGGTTTCCGTCGCTACGGAACGTACCGTGACCCAACAAGGGTTCGATCCTTTTTTCGATTTTTATTATGGACGTCGGGGCAGGGTACGGCCTCAGAAAGAAAAACAGAGCGGACTCGGTTCCGGAATCATTTTGAGTAAGGACGGATACATTCTTACCAACGAACACGTGGTCGGTGGTTGGGATAAATTTACCGTCAGTACGAAGGATGGAAAGAAATTTCCGGCTCAATTGGTGGGCTCGGACCAGACCATCGATGTGGCCCTACTTAAGATCCAGGCCGAAGCGAATCTGGTCCCCATCGAGTTAGGCGATTCTTCCGCCGTTAAAGTGGGAGATTGGTCGATCGCGATCGGCGCTCCCTGGGGTCTAGACCAATCCATGACCGTGGGCATCGTTTCCGCAGTGGGCCGAGGCGGAATCGACAATTCGGGAGTCCATTATATCCAGACCGACGCCGCGATCAACCAAGGGAATTCCGGTGGACCTCTCCTTGACATCAACGGAAGAGTCATCGGAATCAATCGGATGATCGTGTCTCCGAGCGGAGGTTCGATCGGGTTAGGTTTTGCGATCCCGATTAACGAGGCAAAATCGATCGTAGAAGAATTGAAATCCGGAGGAAAAGTCAAACGTCCGAAACTAGGAGTAGGCTTGGACGATGTGACGGAAGAGATCGCTAAGGAGTTGAAACTTCCGGCGGTTGCAGGAGCCTTCGTGAGACAAGTGGTGAACGGAAGCGCAGCTGCCGACGCCGGGATCGAAATCGAAGACGTGATTTTGGATATCGACGGAACCAAGGTCAAGAACGCGTCGGAAGTCGTCGCCAAGATCCGCGGATCGAAAGTCGGTCAGAGACTTACCATCACCGTGTTCCGAAAGGGACAGACCCTCAAGATTTCGGTTAAACTTAAGGAATAA
- a CDS encoding LIC12806 family lipoprotein, which yields MRMLIPAILISLSCGVKPVPPPKGTFCDPLKKERDCITLDFRNEKTILDDKEYPLKSSSILNYAFSAESVTYDVEVLNENRIRIIGTDGSQKLFLRLKEKGERKKEWARLWQVIKESLGQ from the coding sequence ATGAGGATGCTGATTCCGGCGATTTTAATCTCCCTTTCCTGTGGAGTAAAACCGGTACCTCCTCCGAAAGGAACTTTTTGCGATCCGTTAAAAAAAGAAAGGGATTGTATTACTTTGGATTTCAGAAACGAAAAAACGATCCTGGACGATAAGGAATACCCGTTGAAATCCAGCAGTATCCTGAATTATGCTTTTTCGGCGGAATCCGTGACGTATGACGTGGAAGTATTAAACGAAAATAGAATCAGAATTATCGGGACCGACGGTTCCCAAAAACTTTTTCTTCGCTTAAAGGAAAAGGGGGAACGAAAAAAAGAATGGGCGCGACTTTGGCAAGTGATCAAAGAAAGCCTAGGACAATAG
- a CDS encoding type II toxin-antitoxin system VapB family antitoxin, producing the protein MRTTVDIPEELFLEAMKLTRLKTKTEVIKEGLTSLIRREKLKDLKKYKGHVNLPIDLNDLRKR; encoded by the coding sequence ATGAGAACGACCGTAGATATTCCGGAAGAACTATTTTTGGAAGCGATGAAATTGACTCGTCTGAAAACCAAAACCGAAGTAATTAAGGAAGGACTTACCTCTCTGATCAGAAGGGAAAAGTTAAAAGACCTAAAAAAATACAAAGGTCACGTCAATCTCCCGATTGATCTGAATGATTTACGGAAGCGATGA